The DNA region CAGGGTGTCCGGCGAGGGGTTCTTGAGGAAGTCCGCCAGCAGCCGCGCCAGGTCGAGCGGCACACCCTTCTCGAGGCTGCGGGTGCGCTCGAGGTAATCTAGGGCCTCGTGGGCGAATTTCTTCACGCCCGCGAAGGCCGCGCACAACCGGTGCAACCCGAGGAGGCCGCTGTAGTAAAACCCCCTCCCGCCGTGGTAGGCGAAGGCAAAGTCCTGTATGCGGTACCTCAGGCCGAGGTCGGCAAGGATCCCCACGGCGGCGAACACCGCCGAGACCGCACCACCCGCCTGGTGCTGGTAGCGCTGCTTGAAGGTGATGAAAGGGGTCATGGGTTGGACCGAGTTTTCCAACACGGGCAGCACGGTGGTAACCTCGTCGTTGCCGTAGGCTAGGGCGGCCTGGGTGAGCCCCAAGGTCGCCACGAGGATCTCAGGGACAGGGCGCTTGCTCGGCAGCCCCCGCTGGGACGCGAGCACCCCATGCTGGGCGGCGTCGGGGCTGCGAGCTCCCATCTGCCAGGCGGGCTCGAGGTAGCGCGAGACGCCCTCTTGCCTAGCCCTTTGCAGCACCTCGGCCTTCGGGGGCCTGGCCTCGAAAAAGCTTTCGATATCGCCCCGGGAGGCCTCGAGCTCGTCCAGGACGGCCAGAGTTGTCTGCTCCACACGTTCCAAGCCCTTGCCCTTGAGGCGCTCGCCGTAGTTGGCGGGGTTGGCCCCCGCCACGGGGCCGGAAAGCTCCCAGTGCGTGCGCAGGTCGCGCAGGCTCGAGGCCCCCGAGCCGAAGAACAGGTGCATCGCCCCTACCAGTTGGCAGGCGTCGTAGAAGGGGAAACCCGTCTTCTGGACGTAGTAGGTCTTGGTCGCTACGCCTAGCCGTCCGAACTTCAGCGGCACAGCTCCACCTCCCGCTCCCCGCTCGCCTCCCAGTCGCCCACCTTGATCATCCGGTTGGCGAGCACGTAGAAGGGGTAGTAGTCCTCGGATGGGCTCGGCGTGTCGAGGACGTAGGTGTGTTTCCCCTTTTCCAGCTTGTAAGTGCTGTCGTCGTTGATGTGGTCGAAAAGCTCCGGGGTGATCAGCGCCCGTATCGGCTCGGAGTCCTCGCCGAGCTCGTCCTGCAGGAGCTGCCGAATTTCCTCGAGAACCCCCGCGTGCAGCTCGAAGGGCGGCCATTGCAGCGTCCCGTCCGGGTTGCCCAGCGAGTGGTGCCGCGCAGCGGCCAGGGCGATCAGCTCGGCCAGCCGGTCTACCTTGCCCTGCTCGTCGACCACGCCGAGTTTACGGAACAAGTAGCGCAGGACAGGCAGGGCGTGGAAGGCGTGGGGCGGGAGCTCCCCGACCTCCACCCCCTCCTTGCTTTTCGCCCAGAACTCCTCGCCTGTTCCTTCCCTCCAGCCGATTTCTCGCTGCCAGCCCCGGCTCAGTTTCCCGACATCGTGCAGCAGCGCGGCCAGGCGGATCATGCTCTCGAGGGTCTGGGCGAACTGCTCAGCGCTTTCCAACACCCCTCTCGCCTGCATCTGCTTGGCGATGTGGAGGATCCAGGCCAAGTACTTCGACTTCAGCATCGCGTCCACGGCGCGGTAGACCCTCGAGCAGTGCTCCCGCCAGCTCTGAAAGTTGTGCTTGGGCGGCTGGTCCTGCTCACCGTCGCGAGGTACCACGGGCGTGATCAGGCCGTGGACAGGCTCCACGTAGTCCACCTCGCCAAAGCTCAGGCCCACCGTGGGTGAGTAACCCGCGTCGGCCTGGGTCAGAAGGTAGGTGCGGTTGGACCGCACCCGCTCGGCCCGCTGCAGCACGTAGAGGGGCTTGTCGTGCTCTTCTTCCTTCACTAGCTTGAGCTCCCACAGGTCCTGCTCCTCGAGCCTGCGGGCGAAGCGGCCGTAGCTCACCGGGATGCTCTCGAGGGTGTCACGCTGGTAGGGCTTGAGCCGGTTTTGCTGGTCGAGGTAGCGCTCGAACTCCGAGAGGTTCTCCGTGCCCTCGGCACCGACGATCTCCGCGCCTGCGGCGTTCCGGGGAGGCTCGCTGACCACCACCACCTGAACGTTGTTGATCTCGCGCAGGGTGCCCTCGAGCACGTCCGCGCTGCGGCTGTGGAAGGTTTGGTCGAGCAGGCCGAGCGCGTCCGCGATGGTGATGGACTTTGTCTTCGGCGCGGGCTGCGGAAGTTCCCCTCGCTCGCCCTTTTTGGCTTTCTTGATCTCGGCGTCCTTGCGGCTGACGGTCTCGCCGCGGATGAAGTGTGCATAGTAGGCGTCCAAGACCTCATCCACCAGCTCGTTCTCGGCGGTCCAGTCGAGCCGGAAGCCGTCGCCGCGGTTGTGCAGGGCGACTTCGGTGCGTTTCACCAGGTCTTCGCTGTAGGGGGTGTGGCTC from Meiothermus sp. Pnk-1 includes:
- the cas3 gene encoding CRISPR-associated helicase Cas3' gives rise to the protein MDFRSFQTRAAEALKRGSSVLLHAPTGIGKSVGSALGFTQALPKNPADTPRNPLLGTRLLHVLPMRALASSVAKDIAGLLEQQGFGEMYRPAIHHGQQQESEIFAERVGVTTIDQYLAGFAGAPLSFSSRSGHAVAGAVVASYSVFDEVHLLGPERGLPLLYAVLQQRRRWGLLSTVMTATLPKSVRDFLVEQVGLEPVELTYADIQARDGWREVTLSLEEIEEPAERVLEEFKAHGRVIAFVNTVEAAIELYRQLQAKLGPEDGELFLVHSNFAPSHRKALEERLLEVFGRGSTARAVCVLTQVGEAGINISAPVVLSELAPIDSLIQRAGRCARFDTQPEGRFVVYRPRRERSHTPYSEDLVKRTEVALHNRGDGFRLDWTAENELVDEVLDAYYAHFIRGETVSRKDAEIKKAKKGERGELPQPAPKTKSITIADALGLLDQTFHSRSADVLEGTLREINNVQVVVVSEPPRNAAGAEIVGAEGTENLSEFERYLDQQNRLKPYQRDTLESIPVSYGRFARRLEEQDLWELKLVKEEEHDKPLYVLQRAERVRSNRTYLLTQADAGYSPTVGLSFGEVDYVEPVHGLITPVVPRDGEQDQPPKHNFQSWREHCSRVYRAVDAMLKSKYLAWILHIAKQMQARGVLESAEQFAQTLESMIRLAALLHDVGKLSRGWQREIGWREGTGEEFWAKSKEGVEVGELPPHAFHALPVLRYLFRKLGVVDEQGKVDRLAELIALAAARHHSLGNPDGTLQWPPFELHAGVLEEIRQLLQDELGEDSEPIRALITPELFDHINDDSTYKLEKGKHTYVLDTPSPSEDYYPFYVLANRMIKVGDWEASGEREVELCR